One genomic segment of Impatiens glandulifera chromosome 6, dImpGla2.1, whole genome shotgun sequence includes these proteins:
- the LOC124942645 gene encoding (-)-alpha-terpineol synthase-like, which translates to MKIISSLDSLFSPQKFHHTIQKSRIGCHQQLRSMPVRFFINHQLSWKTKVSTNRHCWNKKLINCNMSTTLNELRDDQTTVRRCANYGPTIWKYEYIQSLNSNYVGEHYEMKAAKLKEEVKLMMLEKMETPFQKLELIDTVKRLGVSYHFEKEIEGCLDAIYNETNWSSEDAVDLNETSLRFRLFRQHGYNVSIDVFDKFIDQNGNFKKHLSEDTVGLLSLYEASFLVVEEESILDEARDFSIKHLKQNLKIINNSNLAMLVNHALEVPLHWAMQRFEARWFIDVYGKQEDVNITLLNFAKLDFNILQAIHQEELKHASRWWENLGWDKQMPFMRDRLVECYLWSLTEVCDPRTESQYYRRMSTRVNQLVTSIDDIYDVYGTLDELELFTNAFLKWEVNLVKTLPNYMKICFLGNLNSVNELGYEALKHAGVNALPYLIKSWKDLCGCYMKEARWFHEGHVPSLDEYLNHAWMSGAIPVLAIHGYFLCASTSNNPITEEGLEAIKNYHDIIKWSSMVGRLVNVGNFQERIGTR; encoded by the exons ATGAAGATCATATCTTCACTGGATTCCCTCTTCTCTCCCCAAAAATTTCATCACACTATCCAGAAATCGCGGATCGGCTGCCATCAACAATTGCGGAGTATGCCAGTTCGTTTCTTCATCAACCACCAACTATCATGGAAAACAAAAGTTTCAACGAACCGACATTGTTGGAACAAGAAGCTGATCAACTGCAACATGAGTACCACCTTGAACGAACTCAGAGATGATCAAACCACAGTTAGACGCTGTGCTAACTATGGTCCAACCATTTGGAAATATGAATACATACAGTCGCTTAACAGCAACTAtgtg GGAGAACACTATGAGATGAAGGCAGCAAAGCTGAAAGAAGAAGTGAAACTAATGATGCTAGAAAAGATGGAGACCCCATTCCAGAAATTAGAGCTCATTGACACAGTCAAAAGACTTGGAGTGTCTTATCACTTTGAGAAAGAGATAGAGGGTTGTTTGGATGCAATATACAATGAAACAAATTGGTCAAGTGAAGACGCAGTTGATTTAAATGAAACTTCTCTCAGATTCAGACTCTTCAGACAGCATGGTTATAATGTTTCTATAG ATGTGTTTGATAAATTTATAGACCAAAATGGGAATTTCAAGAAGCATTTGTCTGAAGATACTGTGGGATTATTGTCTTTGTACGAGGCCTCATTTCTTGTGGTAGAGGAAGAGAGTATATTAGATGAAGCGAGAGATTTTTCTATAAAACACTTAAAACAAAACttgaagataataaataattcaaatttggcCATGTTGGTGAATCACGCACTCGAGGTTCCACTCCATTGGGCGATGCAAAGATTCGAGGCAAGGTGGTTCATAGATGTGTATGGAAAGCAAGAAGATGTGAATATCACCCTCCTCAATTTTGCTAAGTTGGATTTCAACATTTTGCAAGCTATACATCAAGAAGAACTTAAACATGCTTCGAG ATGGTGGGAGAACTTAGGATGGGACAAACAAATGCCATTCATGAGGGACAGATTGGTAGAATGTTACCTATGGTCCTTGACGGAGGTGTGCGATCCACGAACTGAATCCCAATACTACAGAAGGATGTCCACAAGGGTCAACCAACTGGTCACAAGCATTGATGATATTTATGATGTATATGGCACTTTGGATGAACTCGAGCTCTTTACTAATGCTTTTCTCAA GTGGGAAGTGAATCTTGTCAAAACATTGCCAAACTATATGAAGATATGTTTTCTAGGTAATCTGAACTCTGTCAATGAATTGGGTTATGAGGCTCTTAAGCATGCCGGAGTCAACGCACTTCCATATCTCATCAAATCG TGGAAAGATTTATGTGGTTGTTATATGAAAGAAGCAAGGTGGTTCCATGAGGGGCATGTGCCTTCTCTTGATGAGTATTTGAACCATGCATGGATGTCTGGTGCAATTCCTGTGTTGGCTATTCATGGATATTTCCTTTGTGCTTCTACTTCCAATAATCCCATCACTGAAGAGGGCTTGGAAGCAATTAAAAACTATCACGATATCATCAAATGGTCTTCCATGGTCGGTCGCCTAGTAAATGTTGGCAACTTCCAAG AAAGAATTGGAACGAGGTGA